A section of the Citrus sinensis cultivar Valencia sweet orange chromosome 8, DVS_A1.0, whole genome shotgun sequence genome encodes:
- the LOC127899285 gene encoding geraniol 8-hydroxylase-like, protein MASSFNSGGRRKHLPPGLRPYPVIGNLLHKSLAKLAKIHGPIMNLRLGADLLIAGNDTASITMEWAMAELLHNPEALSKVKLELEQIVSKGNPIEEFDITCFPYLQAVIKETFRLYPTVPLLVPRKVSEDIDIAGFVVPKGAQAFVNVWAIGRDESIWDNPCSFIPERFLGSDVDFKGQNFELIPFGAGRRICPGLSLAIRRLYLMLGSLINSFDWMLEDENMDMEEKFGPTIKKAKPLRTIPIAI, encoded by the exons ATGGCTTCAAGTTTCAATTCCGGTGGACGACGAAAACATCTTCCACCGGGACTAAGGCCTTATCCGGTGATCGGAAACCTGCTTCACAAGTCACTGGCAAAGCTTGCCAAGATTCATGGCCCTATAATGAATCTAAGACTTGGG GCT GATTTGCTTATTGCGGGGAATGACACAGCTTCAATTACAATGGAATGGGCAATGGCAGAACTACTGCACAACCCTGAGGCTCTATCGAAAGTAAAATTGGAGTTAGAACAAATAGTTAGTAAAG GCAACCCAATTGAGGAATTTGACATCACTTGTTTTCCTTATCTACAAGCAGTTATTAAAGAAACTTTTAGGTTGTACCCGACAGTTCCCTTATTAGTGCCTCGTAAAGTCTCAGAAGACATAGATATTGCAGGCTTCGTAGTGCCAAAAGGTGCACAAGCTTTTGTCAATGTGTGGGCTATTGGCAGAGATGAAAGTATATGGGACAACCCTTGTTCTTTTATACCCGAGAGGTTCTTGGGGTCAGATGTTGATTTCAAAGGCCAGAATTTTGAGCTAATCCCCTTTGGAGCTGGGCGGCGAATTTGTCCTGGTTTGTCATTGGCGATCAGAAGGTTGTATCTAATGTTGGGTTCActtattaattcttttgatTGGATGCTTGAAGATGAGAACATGGACATGGAAGAAAAATTTGGCCCCACCATAAAGAAGGCTAAACCCCTTCGTACTATCCCTATTGCCATTTAG